The Geotalea uraniireducens Rf4 genome window below encodes:
- a CDS encoding Na/Pi cotransporter family protein, producing the protein MPLSFLMEALGGLGLFILGMKSMSEGLQKLAGDRLRHSLEKITGNRLTAALMGSCLASLLQSGSTASILVVGFVNAGLISLYQALGVLLGTGIGTTLAIQFIAFKISFFALPTIFIGVILRCFSSRRRWVNIGTLLLGAGLVFFGLHIMELGFAPLKQNTLINGLSRQFLSWRISAVILGALLSFLIQSSSAAIGIVIALASSGLLNFDSAVAMVVGESLGGSLIAAIAAINGTLAAKRTALVYIVINCVAIGLVLITFPLFLRFVQVFSPGEADFTVQTLHTYAIAPLASETKPYIARHLANAHTVFSILSALIFLPLIGFFARSATVILPGKDGESDVEPRPKFIDLRVVNTPTIAFLQARNEIKRMATVTGSMYHEMVEQFHSFNARSANRIKQREELLDVLQRDISSFLITLSRQPLPSTNAVEIPTMIQIINELEHIGDQSEAIMEYMRRKKEEKLRFSSAAMVEIKAFAAQVAEMVTLAVNSLCEESTTTADSASAKEKMNAINLAHETLQQNHIKRLHSGKCTIVAGLLYGDIIAAFTKIAQMSLTIIEIEKEF; encoded by the coding sequence ATGCCTCTCTCATTTCTCATGGAGGCACTTGGAGGGTTGGGCCTTTTCATCCTTGGCATGAAATCCATGTCCGAGGGCCTTCAGAAGCTAGCCGGTGATCGTCTTAGACACTCCCTTGAAAAAATCACCGGCAACCGCTTGACCGCAGCTCTCATGGGGAGCTGTCTTGCCTCATTGCTTCAATCCGGCAGCACCGCTTCCATCCTTGTTGTAGGGTTTGTAAATGCCGGCCTCATTTCTCTGTATCAGGCTTTAGGTGTTCTCCTCGGTACCGGCATCGGCACCACCCTGGCAATACAATTCATCGCGTTTAAAATCTCTTTCTTCGCTTTACCAACAATATTCATCGGTGTGATTTTAAGGTGTTTCAGTAGCAGAAGAAGATGGGTAAACATAGGGACGCTATTGCTTGGGGCCGGTCTAGTCTTCTTTGGTCTGCACATAATGGAATTAGGCTTTGCGCCGTTGAAACAAAACACGTTAATTAACGGGTTAAGCCGGCAATTTTTATCGTGGCGCATATCTGCTGTTATACTGGGAGCTTTGCTTTCGTTTCTGATTCAATCCAGCAGCGCAGCAATCGGTATTGTCATCGCCCTTGCCAGCAGCGGACTGCTGAATTTCGATTCCGCCGTTGCTATGGTTGTAGGTGAATCGCTCGGTGGCTCGCTGATAGCTGCCATTGCGGCTATCAATGGCACTCTGGCTGCAAAAAGGACGGCTCTTGTATATATCGTCATTAATTGCGTAGCTATTGGTCTTGTCTTAATCACATTCCCGCTATTTCTGCGTTTTGTTCAGGTTTTTTCTCCTGGAGAAGCCGATTTCACCGTTCAAACCCTCCACACATACGCCATCGCTCCCCTAGCTTCTGAAACAAAACCATACATTGCAAGACATTTGGCTAACGCACACACGGTATTCAGTATTCTGAGCGCCCTTATCTTCCTTCCGCTCATCGGTTTTTTTGCCAGGTCAGCAACAGTGATACTTCCAGGAAAGGATGGTGAAAGCGATGTTGAGCCCCGTCCTAAATTTATTGATCTGCGGGTTGTTAATACGCCGACCATTGCTTTTTTGCAGGCCCGTAACGAAATAAAGAGGATGGCGACGGTTACCGGCTCGATGTACCACGAGATGGTTGAACAGTTTCACAGCTTTAATGCTCGTAGCGCTAATCGCATAAAGCAACGGGAAGAACTGCTGGATGTCTTGCAACGAGATATTTCGAGTTTTTTGATTACCCTTTCCAGGCAGCCGCTGCCGTCGACAAACGCAGTCGAAATCCCGACAATGATCCAGATTATTAATGAACTTGAACATATCGGTGATCAAAGTGAGGCTATAATGGAATACATGCGGCGTAAAAAGGAAGAAAAACTCCGTTTTTCCAGTGCCGCCATGGTAGAAATCAAAGCGTTTGCCGCTCAAGTCGCTGAAATGGTCACATTAGCTGTAAACTCCCTATGCGAAGAATCAACAACGACTGCGGATTCCGCCAGCGCTAAAGAGAAAATGAATGCAATCAATTTGGCGCATGAAACCTTACAGCAGAATCATATTAAACGTCTTCACAGCGGTAAGTGCACTATTGTTGCAGGATTACTTTACGGAGATATTATCGCGGCATTTACTAAAATTGCCCAGATGTCCCTTACCATCATTGAGATTGAAAAGGAATTTTAA
- a CDS encoding c-type cytochrome, translating into MKKVTLMFLMLFVSATISLAAEAPSVDQGKELFESTKLGTNGKSCSTCHQGGRKLEWAATYDDEKLANIVNSCIQKTLKGQPLPPDSDSMKSLLSYIHTFAGPGR; encoded by the coding sequence ATGAAAAAAGTTACTTTAATGTTTCTAATGCTCTTTGTATCAGCTACAATTTCTTTGGCCGCTGAAGCACCGTCTGTAGACCAGGGCAAAGAGTTATTTGAAAGCACAAAACTGGGGACGAATGGAAAAAGCTGCTCGACGTGCCATCAGGGAGGGAGAAAATTGGAGTGGGCAGCTACTTATGACGACGAAAAACTGGCAAATATTGTTAATTCCTGCATTCAAAAGACTTTGAAGGGACAGCCGCTTCCCCCCGATTCAGACAGCATGAAATCTCTGCTGTCATATATACACACCTTTGCCGGGCCGGGCAGGTAG
- a CDS encoding Ppx/GppA phosphatase family protein, protein MSRLNAAIDLGTNTARLLIGGIGDNDSFIPVLLKRHITRLGGGFSQNAGISSEAAERSIEALRDFAGEIRLHGVNNVRAVATSAVRDAVNGNIFCERVFRETGIKLEVIDGEKEALFTLRGVLAGIDDKIGDFLVFDVGGGSTEYTLSHGESPLFTRSLPLGVVRLTEGKITCEAMTDKVKRELDLLTGEMQRLGLMHDISKVTLVGTAGTATTLAAINLKMVDYDYRKVNNHTMTLAEIEDIYADLLPLTPAERLKITGLEKGREDLIIAGILITINTMKIFGFNRIKVSDFGLLEGLLLAD, encoded by the coding sequence ATGTCTCGACTGAACGCAGCTATTGACCTTGGAACAAATACCGCACGTTTATTAATCGGGGGAATAGGCGATAACGATTCCTTCATTCCGGTACTCTTAAAACGGCACATTACCAGGCTTGGGGGTGGATTTTCTCAGAATGCCGGCATATCATCGGAAGCCGCCGAAAGATCGATCGAGGCATTGCGAGATTTCGCCGGCGAAATCAGGCTCCACGGAGTAAATAATGTTCGGGCCGTTGCGACAAGCGCGGTGCGCGATGCCGTCAACGGTAATATCTTCTGTGAGCGGGTTTTCCGCGAAACAGGCATCAAGCTTGAGGTTATCGATGGCGAGAAAGAGGCGCTCTTTACTTTGCGCGGCGTTCTGGCGGGTATCGATGACAAGATCGGAGATTTTCTCGTTTTTGATGTTGGTGGCGGCAGTACCGAATATACCCTGTCGCACGGAGAGTCCCCCTTGTTCACCCGGAGCCTTCCTCTTGGTGTTGTAAGGCTTACCGAAGGGAAAATAACCTGCGAAGCCATGACTGATAAGGTAAAAAGGGAGCTTGATCTTCTGACGGGAGAGATGCAGCGACTGGGTCTGATGCATGATATATCCAAAGTAACCCTCGTCGGCACTGCGGGGACAGCAACGACTCTTGCAGCCATAAATCTGAAAATGGTTGATTATGATTACCGGAAGGTCAACAATCATACGATGACGCTGGCGGAAATTGAGGATATCTATGCGGACCTTCTTCCGTTGACGCCGGCTGAACGCCTGAAAATAACAGGACTTGAAAAGGGACGTGAGGATTTGATAATAGCCGGTATCTTGATAACCATCAACACCATGAAAATATTTGGTTTTAATCGGATAAAGGTGAGCGATTTCGGACTGCTCGAAGGCTTGTTACTGGCAGACTGA
- a CDS encoding phenylacetate--CoA ligase family protein, which translates to MFNEEFETLPRPALEALQLKRLKAMVERVYSRVPFYRQSLDKAGIKPEQVTSLADLQRLPFTCKQDMRDSYPYGLFAAKMEDIVRIHASSGTTGKPTVVGYTQKDIDTWSELMARSFVAAGAHKGDIIHNSYGYGLFTGGLGAHYGAEKLGASVIPMSGGNTKKQIMIMKDFGSTVLTCTPSYSLYMAEAAREEGIDFKGLNLRVGIFGAEPWSDSMRSEIEAKLNLSAIDIYGLSEIMGPGVAIECQEAKQGLHIWEDHFIPEIIDPDSGAVLPPGVKGELVITTITKEGIPLLRYRTRDITSITYEPCVCGRTHARISRMSGRSDDMLIIRGVNVFPSQIESILMGIEGVEPHYLLIVDRKENLDILEVQVEVDENIFSDEVKHLQALSHTIEKEIKDLLGVTCKVRLVEPKTIMRSEGKAKRVIDNRTIDS; encoded by the coding sequence ATGTTCAACGAAGAGTTTGAAACCCTCCCCAGGCCGGCCCTTGAAGCATTGCAGTTGAAACGGCTCAAGGCCATGGTGGAGCGTGTTTACTCCCGCGTCCCGTTTTATCGCCAATCCCTTGACAAAGCTGGTATCAAACCGGAACAGGTCACATCTCTGGCAGATCTTCAGCGGCTTCCTTTCACCTGCAAGCAGGACATGCGCGATAGTTATCCTTACGGACTGTTTGCGGCAAAGATGGAGGACATCGTCCGTATCCACGCCTCATCCGGCACTACCGGCAAACCGACGGTGGTCGGATACACACAGAAAGACATCGACACATGGTCCGAACTTATGGCCCGCTCGTTCGTCGCTGCCGGCGCCCATAAGGGGGACATCATCCATAATTCCTATGGTTACGGTCTTTTTACCGGCGGTTTGGGCGCGCACTATGGCGCCGAAAAGCTGGGGGCATCGGTTATTCCCATGTCCGGCGGAAACACCAAGAAACAAATCATGATCATGAAGGACTTCGGTTCGACCGTGCTCACCTGCACCCCCTCCTATTCGCTCTATATGGCCGAGGCGGCAAGGGAAGAAGGTATCGATTTCAAGGGGCTCAACCTGCGTGTCGGTATTTTCGGGGCAGAACCATGGTCCGACTCCATGCGAAGTGAAATCGAGGCAAAGCTTAACCTCTCCGCCATCGACATATACGGGCTATCCGAGATAATGGGGCCCGGGGTAGCCATTGAGTGCCAGGAAGCGAAGCAGGGATTGCATATCTGGGAAGACCATTTTATCCCCGAAATCATCGACCCGGACAGTGGTGCGGTTCTCCCTCCCGGAGTCAAGGGGGAACTGGTTATAACTACCATTACCAAAGAAGGAATCCCGCTGCTCCGTTACCGCACCAGGGACATCACCAGCATTACCTATGAGCCGTGTGTTTGCGGCAGGACCCATGCCAGGATTAGCCGTATGAGTGGCCGCAGCGACGATATGCTCATCATCCGCGGCGTCAACGTCTTCCCGTCGCAGATCGAATCAATTCTGATGGGTATCGAAGGGGTAGAACCCCACTACCTGCTGATTGTCGACAGGAAGGAAAACCTGGACATCCTTGAGGTACAGGTAGAGGTGGACGAAAACATCTTTTCCGATGAGGTCAAACATCTTCAGGCCTTGTCACATACCATCGAGAAAGAGATCAAGGATTTACTGGGAGTAACATGCAAGGTGCGATTGGTAGAGCCGAAAACCATCATGCGCAGTGAAGGTAAAGCCAAAAGAGTAATAGACAACCGAACTATTGATTCTTAA
- a CDS encoding HU family DNA-binding protein, giving the protein MNKSELIEALATKKGLSYKKAEEIINVIFDSMTNALLDGDRIEIRGFGSFVVKGYQAYTGRNPKTGESIAVKSKKLPFFKVGKELKEKVSG; this is encoded by the coding sequence ATGAACAAATCAGAATTAATAGAAGCCTTGGCAACAAAAAAAGGGTTGTCGTACAAAAAAGCCGAAGAGATAATCAATGTGATTTTTGACTCTATGACCAATGCCTTGTTGGATGGAGATCGCATTGAAATAAGGGGCTTTGGAAGTTTTGTAGTTAAAGGTTATCAGGCCTATACGGGAAGAAACCCAAAGACAGGTGAGTCTATAGCTGTAAAATCAAAAAAACTGCCATTTTTTAAGGTTGGAAAAGAACTTAAAGAAAAGGTATCAGGTTAA
- a CDS encoding indolepyruvate oxidoreductase subunit beta produces MSSTIINVLMVGVGGQGTLLASEILSEALKQAGFDVKKSEIHGMSQRGGSVVSHVRFGKEVQSPIIPEGEADILLGFELLESYRYLPLLKKGGKVVVNDLKINPSIVSTGREPYPAGLVDKIRESFPDCVVLDGVELANSAGSPKAANTVLIGALSKQLDIDEKFWLAAIEKMAPSKALEINKKAFYLGRNGA; encoded by the coding sequence ATGAGCAGCACAATTATCAATGTACTCATGGTCGGTGTAGGAGGGCAGGGGACGCTTCTTGCCTCGGAAATTCTATCTGAAGCTTTGAAGCAGGCGGGCTTTGACGTGAAAAAGAGCGAAATTCACGGCATGTCCCAGCGTGGGGGTAGTGTCGTTTCCCATGTCCGCTTCGGCAAAGAAGTACAGTCCCCCATCATTCCCGAAGGGGAAGCCGACATACTGCTGGGTTTCGAGCTGCTGGAATCTTATCGCTACCTGCCGCTCCTGAAAAAGGGAGGCAAGGTGGTAGTAAACGACCTTAAAATTAACCCGTCAATCGTTTCAACAGGTAGAGAGCCTTATCCTGCGGGCTTGGTCGACAAAATCAGGGAGTCTTTTCCCGACTGCGTCGTGCTTGACGGGGTGGAGCTGGCCAACTCGGCCGGAAGCCCCAAAGCCGCCAACACGGTGTTGATTGGCGCACTTTCAAAGCAACTTGACATTGATGAAAAGTTCTGGCTGGCGGCCATAGAAAAAATGGCGCCCTCCAAGGCGCTGGAAATCAATAAAAAGGCATTCTATCTCGGTAGAAACGGCGCATAA
- a CDS encoding OmpA family protein, whose translation MKILILLILSIIIPASLAFANPTQTGATGLINVPSADTLDSGNICVGIWGNISNTGNKNSTILPATVTLGMGSFLEFYGTYPNLLFNGQEDASGRGTADLGAKIRFLGKRNSNLKLAADVFVQRHVSEDKAVDGINDVGGRLIASLKTDRVGIHLYGGYLAPGGNAYDNELLYGGGVEYMATPRTKLIVEVFGKNAANPFGSNVPDYPVEGSVGLQYYISPHLTLNLAGGFGLTSVSPDWRALVGFSTCQGIGNYIKAVPKLASENDEKNKKQEIVKPVKIIPITSLIKTAVPIVPASKLEIPVDPDKEEIVIKPYGQITIPSQPVSTPVVMPLLPREAKVIQLESEIPVEPKAEIATELNPVAESSLEGVTPLYGIEVKGDNIEVSNAKPTQISQKMSVYRKFRFPDIMFEFGQIELSNEVKKALSEVAEQARTDKTWLYLRIDGHTDSIGSVGYNMDLSIKRAIAIASYLIIKEGIDPTRVFVKGMGKSKLIADNSTTDGRRMNRRFEVLFLVPKGNR comes from the coding sequence ATGAAAATATTAATTTTATTGATTTTATCTATAATTATCCCTGCCTCGCTGGCATTCGCTAACCCTACCCAAACCGGCGCCACCGGTCTTATCAATGTTCCTTCCGCCGACACGTTGGATTCCGGAAACATATGTGTTGGCATCTGGGGTAATATCAGCAACACCGGTAATAAAAACTCTACTATTCTGCCAGCAACTGTAACTCTTGGCATGGGTTCCTTCTTGGAATTTTATGGCACCTATCCGAACTTGCTTTTCAATGGCCAGGAAGATGCTTCGGGCAGAGGTACTGCCGACTTAGGGGCTAAAATTCGATTTTTGGGAAAAAGGAATTCAAATCTAAAGCTTGCTGCGGATGTATTTGTTCAGCGGCATGTTTCTGAAGACAAAGCTGTTGACGGTATCAACGATGTGGGGGGACGCCTCATAGCTTCATTAAAGACGGATCGGGTGGGAATCCATCTTTATGGCGGCTACCTTGCCCCGGGCGGCAATGCCTACGATAACGAACTGCTTTATGGCGGCGGTGTTGAATATATGGCTACCCCCAGAACTAAATTAATTGTGGAAGTTTTTGGCAAGAACGCAGCTAATCCATTCGGCAGCAATGTTCCAGATTACCCTGTCGAGGGATCTGTCGGTCTCCAATACTATATCTCACCACACCTCACGCTTAATTTAGCCGGTGGGTTCGGCCTTACTTCTGTTAGCCCCGATTGGCGGGCACTCGTCGGATTTTCTACCTGTCAGGGGATAGGTAACTATATAAAAGCGGTTCCTAAGCTTGCCTCGGAGAATGATGAAAAAAATAAAAAACAGGAAATAGTAAAACCGGTCAAAATTATTCCGATCACATCATTAATAAAAACAGCTGTACCAATCGTACCGGCCAGTAAATTAGAAATACCGGTCGATCCAGACAAGGAAGAAATCGTCATAAAGCCTTACGGGCAGATAACAATACCTTCTCAACCTGTTTCGACTCCCGTTGTTATGCCGTTGCTGCCCCGAGAAGCCAAGGTGATTCAGTTGGAAAGTGAAATTCCCGTCGAGCCGAAGGCTGAGATTGCGACTGAATTAAACCCTGTTGCTGAGTCCAGTTTGGAGGGGGTAACCCCACTTTATGGGATCGAAGTCAAGGGAGACAATATTGAAGTTTCGAATGCCAAGCCAACGCAGATTTCACAAAAAATGTCGGTGTATCGGAAGTTCCGATTCCCGGATATTATGTTTGAGTTTGGCCAGATCGAGTTGTCGAACGAAGTGAAGAAAGCCTTGTCGGAAGTAGCCGAGCAAGCACGTACTGATAAAACATGGTTGTATTTACGTATAGATGGTCATACGGACAGTATTGGTTCAGTTGGTTACAATATGGACCTTTCGATTAAGCGTGCAATTGCTATTGCCAGTTATCTCATCATCAAAGAAGGCATAGACCCGACTCGCGTCTTTGTTAAAGGAATGGGAAAATCAAAGTTAATCGCCGACAACTCCACCACTGATGGGAGAAGAATGAACCGTCGCTTTGAAGTCCTCTTTCTCGTTCCAAAGGGGAACAGATGA
- the iorA gene encoding indolepyruvate ferredoxin oxidoreductase subunit alpha: MKEILSGNEAIARGAFEAGVKVASAYPGTPSTEILENIIQYKDIDASWAPNEKVALEVGIGASFGGGRALVTMKHVGVNVAADPLFTLSYTGVNGGLVLVSADDPEMHSSQNEQDNRNYAKFAKVPMLESADSQECKDFTKLAFAISEQFDTPVMLRTTTRTSHGKSIVTLEEPVAGLPVPKLTRNAAKFVMLPSNARVRHPFIEERTLKLQQYANTLTINRMELRDRSIGVITSGIPYQYVREVLPEASVLKLGMVYPLPDKLIREFAGKVEKLYIVEELDPFIEEQVKAMGVEVIGKEIIPICGELTPGILRKAFKLPEPARSRVDILPGRPPNMCPGCPHRGIFYTLNQLKAYVMGDIGCYTLGFLPPLSAMDTCVCMGAGIGNAIGITKVLSTEEQKKVVAVIGDSTFLHSGITGLLDMVYNNVPATVIILDNRITAMTGRQENPASGFTLVGDETFKVDLPQLVRSLGVKNVRIVDPLNIDETKQVLQEEMERPEPSVVITRRPCVLIKREGVYENGAGVKVDIELCAGCKACLKLGCPAIIWQADGKKGKAFIDPQLCTGCNVCEQVCKLNAIEAKK, encoded by the coding sequence ATGAAGGAAATTCTTTCCGGCAACGAAGCCATCGCCCGCGGCGCCTTTGAAGCAGGGGTAAAGGTGGCCAGCGCCTATCCCGGTACTCCATCAACAGAAATCCTTGAGAATATCATTCAATATAAGGATATCGACGCGTCTTGGGCTCCAAATGAGAAAGTAGCGCTTGAGGTAGGGATTGGCGCTTCTTTTGGCGGTGGCCGAGCATTGGTCACCATGAAACATGTGGGGGTCAATGTTGCTGCCGACCCACTCTTTACCCTTTCCTATACCGGTGTCAATGGCGGATTGGTCCTTGTCAGCGCTGACGATCCGGAAATGCACTCCTCGCAAAATGAGCAGGACAACCGCAACTACGCCAAATTCGCCAAAGTGCCGATGCTGGAATCTGCTGATTCCCAGGAATGTAAAGATTTCACCAAACTTGCATTCGCCATTTCCGAACAGTTTGACACACCGGTCATGCTCCGTACCACAACCCGCACCTCCCATGGTAAGTCCATCGTCACACTGGAAGAACCGGTTGCCGGCTTACCGGTACCCAAGTTGACGAGAAATGCTGCAAAATTCGTCATGCTCCCGAGCAATGCGAGGGTCCGTCACCCTTTTATCGAGGAACGCACACTCAAACTGCAGCAGTATGCCAATACGCTCACCATTAATCGGATGGAACTGAGGGACAGGTCAATCGGCGTCATTACCTCCGGTATCCCTTATCAGTATGTGCGAGAGGTGCTGCCGGAAGCATCGGTGTTAAAGCTCGGCATGGTTTATCCGTTGCCGGACAAGTTGATCCGTGAATTTGCCGGGAAGGTTGAAAAGCTATATATTGTCGAAGAGCTTGACCCCTTTATCGAAGAACAGGTAAAGGCAATGGGGGTCGAGGTGATCGGCAAGGAGATCATCCCGATCTGCGGTGAGCTGACCCCGGGGATCCTGCGTAAAGCCTTCAAACTGCCGGAACCGGCACGATCCAGGGTTGACATCCTTCCGGGCAGACCGCCCAACATGTGCCCTGGATGCCCTCATCGCGGTATTTTCTATACCCTGAACCAGCTCAAGGCTTACGTAATGGGCGATATCGGCTGCTACACCCTCGGCTTCCTTCCGCCGCTTTCTGCAATGGACACCTGCGTATGCATGGGGGCCGGCATCGGCAACGCCATCGGAATCACCAAGGTGCTTTCCACTGAAGAACAGAAAAAGGTCGTTGCCGTTATCGGCGACTCCACCTTCCTCCATTCGGGGATTACCGGGCTTTTGGACATGGTTTATAACAACGTGCCCGCTACGGTGATAATCCTTGATAACCGCATAACCGCCATGACCGGCAGACAGGAAAATCCGGCATCCGGCTTTACCCTGGTGGGAGATGAGACTTTTAAAGTCGATCTGCCGCAACTGGTGAGGTCGTTGGGTGTTAAAAATGTACGGATTGTCGATCCGTTAAACATCGACGAAACGAAGCAGGTTCTTCAGGAGGAAATGGAACGTCCTGAACCGTCAGTCGTCATTACACGGCGTCCCTGTGTACTTATCAAGCGGGAAGGGGTTTACGAGAATGGCGCTGGGGTTAAGGTTGACATTGAACTCTGCGCAGGCTGCAAGGCCTGTTTGAAACTGGGATGTCCGGCCATTATCTGGCAGGCGGATGGGAAAAAGGGAAAGGCATTTATCGACCCACAGCTCTGCACGGGCTGCAATGTCTGTGAGCAGGTCTGTAAACTTAACGCAATTGAGGCAAAAAAATGA
- the rlmD gene encoding 23S rRNA (uracil(1939)-C(5))-methyltransferase RlmD: MREAVVTIEKLANGGAGFGRVDGKACFVPFTAPGDVASIRVTAEKRSYIEGELIELLEPSHLRVTPTCPVFGICGGCNWQHLAYSAQIKEKEEIFAELLWRAGRVERKRILPVIPAQEPYGYRSRIQLKVRFIDGKPHLGFFRTKSHDVIDIPEICAIAHADINRIISKLRQLLQHLPEPDTVPQIDVARGDDGSALVIVHYTGAAHIGFSEFLLEQNKMLGFADGIFIQGGNKSNLGKVFGIESLSYQIPENFIPGSSPKRLSFGKGSFSQVNYQQNLHLIQLVWNWAELTGKEKVLDLYCGNGNFTIPLAGFAQSMVGFEEFGQSINDARQNCESNNVTNAEFYCSDATLEVKKLAAAGESFDVVLLDPPRCGAAEVVSRIHAVSPHFILYVSCDPATLARDVDILKKSNYEVVKCQPVDMFPQTYHIESVTLLRAE, from the coding sequence ATGCGTGAAGCAGTCGTAACCATAGAAAAGCTCGCCAACGGCGGGGCTGGTTTTGGCCGAGTGGACGGCAAGGCATGCTTTGTCCCCTTTACGGCGCCTGGCGACGTGGCCAGTATCCGGGTGACAGCAGAAAAGCGTTCATACATTGAAGGTGAACTTATTGAACTCCTTGAGCCGTCGCATCTTCGTGTAACGCCAACCTGTCCTGTTTTTGGCATATGCGGAGGATGCAACTGGCAACACCTTGCTTATTCGGCACAGATTAAAGAAAAAGAGGAGATTTTTGCAGAACTTTTGTGGCGTGCCGGTCGGGTGGAACGAAAGCGTATCTTACCGGTTATTCCTGCTCAGGAACCGTATGGCTATCGATCAAGAATTCAGTTAAAGGTCCGTTTTATAGATGGAAAGCCACACCTTGGCTTTTTCAGGACCAAGTCTCATGATGTCATTGATATCCCTGAAATATGCGCCATTGCCCATGCCGACATTAACAGAATCATCAGTAAACTTCGCCAATTATTGCAGCATCTGCCAGAACCGGATACAGTCCCCCAGATTGACGTGGCAAGAGGTGATGACGGAAGTGCCCTTGTTATTGTGCATTATACAGGCGCCGCGCATATCGGTTTTTCCGAATTCCTTCTTGAACAAAATAAAATGCTTGGTTTTGCCGATGGTATATTTATCCAAGGGGGAAATAAATCAAATCTTGGTAAAGTTTTTGGCATTGAAAGCCTTTCGTATCAGATTCCGGAAAATTTCATCCCCGGCAGCTCACCAAAGCGGTTATCATTTGGTAAAGGGAGCTTTTCACAGGTAAATTACCAGCAAAACCTGCATCTTATTCAATTAGTATGGAACTGGGCTGAACTTACCGGCAAAGAAAAAGTTCTTGATCTTTACTGTGGTAACGGTAATTTTACCATTCCTCTGGCTGGTTTTGCACAAAGTATGGTAGGATTTGAAGAATTTGGACAGTCGATTAACGATGCGCGCCAAAATTGTGAGTCCAATAATGTAACAAATGCAGAATTCTATTGTTCTGATGCGACTTTGGAAGTCAAAAAACTGGCCGCTGCGGGTGAAAGTTTTGACGTAGTTTTGCTTGACCCTCCCAGGTGTGGAGCAGCTGAAGTGGTCAGCCGGATTCATGCAGTTAGTCCACATTTTATACTTTATGTTTCTTGCGATCCTGCTACTCTGGCGAGAGATGTCGACATACTTAAGAAAAGTAATTATGAAGTTGTAAAGTGCCAACCTGTGGATATGTTTCCACAAACTTATCATATAGAAAGCGTTACACTACTTAGGGCCGAATAA
- a CDS encoding tetratricopeptide repeat protein: MDMLFNKLFQKNYRYYMEQGDKFLQEGRFADAKYSYGEAIDKIDTTNDAGKADMLRLQNKIIIVNDGLADLNLLEAEHAINCNDRSKAEDHLLLVMELAEDVTIREKAGKLLENLTVQNHSTNLINNNNGCFGCKSSAEELSENSHVSDDQLSMEDRFELLIHTLPAPLPERYAALGKKFACAYLLIHDGDDVKALQILEELLSENENDILLYEAALIKYRCGEIIDCERFLRQAISINPSNSLCYLGLVQLLIDSDRLHEVIPVLNHMIEFGLLSDQALVLLGDVYVMIGDDLKAIDNFSKALSSPGVARGAAEKLVSLLKKHDRVEEAAYISKRYLKACC, translated from the coding sequence ATGGATATGTTATTCAATAAATTATTTCAAAAAAATTATCGTTATTATATGGAGCAGGGTGATAAATTTCTGCAAGAGGGCAGATTTGCTGATGCGAAATACTCGTATGGCGAAGCGATTGATAAAATTGATACGACAAATGATGCCGGTAAAGCTGACATGCTTCGGCTACAAAATAAGATAATCATTGTCAATGATGGGCTGGCTGATTTGAATCTATTAGAAGCTGAGCATGCTATAAACTGCAATGATCGATCTAAAGCAGAAGATCATCTTCTTCTGGTCATGGAATTGGCAGAAGACGTAACGATTAGGGAAAAGGCTGGCAAGCTTCTGGAAAATCTAACCGTTCAAAATCATTCAACCAACTTAATTAATAATAATAATGGCTGTTTTGGCTGTAAATCCTCAGCAGAAGAACTTTCAGAAAACAGCCATGTTTCTGATGACCAACTCTCTATGGAGGACAGATTCGAACTCCTGATTCATACCCTGCCTGCTCCTCTGCCGGAACGCTATGCTGCTTTGGGAAAGAAATTTGCATGCGCTTATTTGTTGATTCATGATGGCGATGATGTTAAGGCCCTGCAAATATTAGAAGAATTGTTATCGGAAAATGAAAACGATATATTGCTCTATGAGGCTGCCCTAATAAAATACAGGTGTGGTGAAATTATTGATTGTGAGCGTTTCCTTCGCCAAGCAATCAGTATAAATCCTTCTAATTCACTTTGTTATCTGGGACTAGTTCAGCTGTTGATTGATTCCGACAGATTGCATGAGGTTATTCCCGTGCTTAATCATATGATTGAATTCGGATTGCTGTCAGACCAGGCTCTTGTACTTTTAGGTGATGTTTATGTTATGATCGGTGACGATTTAAAGGCTATTGATAATTTCTCAAAAGCTCTGTCATCACCCGGTGTGGCCCGAGGAGCAGCAGAAAAACTCGTTTCTTTGCTGAAAAAGCATGATAGAGTGGAAGAAGCTGCTTATATTTCAAAACGTTATCTGAAAGCATGCTGTTGA